One Desertifilum tharense IPPAS B-1220 genomic window carries:
- a CDS encoding single-stranded DNA-binding protein yields MSLNVVTLVGRVGGDPDVKYFESGAVKCRLTLAVDRRSRNQDQPDWFNLELWGKTAEVAANYVRKGKQIAVTGSLKLDYWQDRGSGAQRSSPVIVVNNLELLGSKRDDEANSHNQGEF; encoded by the coding sequence ATGAGTCTCAATGTTGTAACCTTAGTCGGTCGCGTGGGTGGCGATCCGGATGTCAAATATTTTGAATCGGGTGCGGTAAAATGCCGTCTAACGCTTGCTGTCGATCGCCGCAGCCGCAATCAAGACCAACCGGATTGGTTCAATTTAGAATTGTGGGGCAAAACGGCCGAAGTTGCAGCCAATTATGTTCGCAAAGGCAAACAAATTGCTGTCACGGGATCTCTAAAGCTAGATTACTGGCAAGATCGAGGAAGTGGGGCGCAGCGTTCCTCTCCTGTCATTGTGGTTAATAATCTGGAATTACTGGGTTCAAAGCGGGATGATGAGGCAAATTCTCACAATCAGGGCGAGTTTTAA